ACTTGTACAAGAAGTTGGGGTTTGTGGAGGAGGGGAGGAGTAGGGAGGCGCTTTGGTTTGATAGGAAGTGGTGGGATATGATTGACTATGGGATGCTGGAGCATGAGTGGGAGGCTTTGAGGGCCAAGCAGAAGAGCGATAATTAGTGGATGTTGATAGACTTTGTGCATAAAGGTTAAAGAGGTACGATGCTGCAATTTTATAGCCACTCCCGGCTGATATTCTCGATCAGTTGCTATCTGTATCGTGAAGTTACCTTTACTCGGCCCGATGACAGCATGCGTAAAACTCTTGCTCTACCGTCAGCAGTACGTGGCATGTGTATACTttcagccacaaatctcatcTGCCCCAAGGTTCAGACACTGTGTCTGGACAAACGCTACAGGGACACAGCTAAGAAAGTTTATCTGATGGCCTTTGTGTCTCCTTGaggtggtatcgatgtctaagttgtaggctagaagtgttatttgcagttgagacgtgtggctgagagcttattccggcagagagaacctagtgtCTCCTTGAGGAGGTATAAAACGCCAGATACAGCCTCGACATCTTTATCCTTCCTCTTCGATCTTTTTCAATCCCACCGACAAGGTTCATCATCGGCCGCAATTACTCCGAGCTAACACAGGAAAACTACATTAACATCGCCGCGCTTTGCCACAAGCAATCAAGAAAATAACTGAATCGATCACTAGCGACAATGCCAAATCTCAGATGTGCTCTCTGCGGAGTCGACATCCCTTGCCCCGCCTCCAGACGTATACACGAACAACAACGGGTATGGTGGCGCGAGATCTTTGCTGGTAACATAACAAAATTTCACGTGTAGCTGAAAACCTGCTGACATTCTCCAGTCCAGCGTCAAGAAGACCAGTCGCACTTTTCGCTCACGCCTCTCGGATATTCTCAAGATGGGTCCTTGGAACCGCACCCAGTTATTCAGCCACATGAAGGATACTTCATCCACCAAGCATGTTGGCCTATATACCGCGACAAGATGTTTTTGAAATCAGGGCAACGCTATGAAAACGAGCAGATCCTGCAGGTGCTGTTTGACTTCCAACAGAGTATGCCTAGCAATGGCAATAATTGGATATCGTATCTCTACCCCGGTAATGAAAGAGCGCTGGCTCTTGCAACGTTCCCACGCGACTACTATCCCCGTTGCGCCTTTTTGAAAGCTGATCCCAGCGTATCTATCACCCGTCCTGCTTTGTGTCCTTTAGTCGATGGAGGCACTTATGATGTTATTGACACAGAGGCATCGTCAGACGTGTTCTCCAAGCTTTCTACCGAGTTGAACCACTGTATAATCGACTTGCTAGATAGCTTGTCTTTGTGTAACCTTCGGCTTGCATCAAAGGCAGTTGCAAACCTCAGCAAGCCTACCGAGTTACCTCAAACATTCTGGGCAAGTCGCTTCAACCAGGATCGCGAGATGGGCTTCTTCCCGACGGAGTACAACAGAAAAGAGACATGGCGGGATCTGTACTTCAACGTGAAGTATGCTCTTAGAGACAGCTCTAAAACGGGACACATGATGAACCGGCGTCGGATCTGGAGGGGCCTTGGGGTAATCAGGCCTTACCTGGTCGCCATGCTTGACCAACGCCCACGTCTGGACGAAACAACTCGTTTGAGAGAGGAGCTAGTGTCATTAGGATATGAAATGACCCAGAAAACACAAGGTTATGGAGGACGCCCGGGCGCAAATCCTTCCGGGGATATACATGTCAGAGGCTCGCGATACTTGAAGCTGCGACTCGGCGGCGCATGGATCTCGGTTACCACGGGGTGGATCGATCAGAGGCCCTACATAATAGGTTTTCGGGTCAGGAGGCGAGACCATGTTGAGAAGTTTCGCATTGGCTTGATTAACGTCAAAGCAGAAACGgaattcttcatcaagccaTCGGACCAGGTTATCGCTGTCAAGGCGGCTACTACCCTTGGTGGCATAGTTGGACTCGCCTTCAGGATCAAGGATGAGCTCGGTGGAGTAGACTGGAAGATCGTGGGTAAAGTCGACAAGCCTGGCGATTACGTTGGCATCACACTGCTAAAGCCGCAAAACGGGCCCTATATTAGTGGCTTGCTGCTTGGTCTCGATGTACGTATTTGATCCTCAGCTTACATGGGTGTAACTAACGAGTTTAGGCTTGCAAGATCGTTTCTGTCCAGCTGGTTGAGAAGCTAGGCGACACCACTGCTATGGATaagccaagaagctctggaCTGCAATATGTATGGCATCCGGCACCGCCTCAACCTAATGTGGTGACTGTATTTACTCCCCCCGTCGATGAACATGCTTTCATCTTGAACATGGACTTTGGCGGCCCGAGTGGCTCACTGCTTCCACTCCTCATTCGAGTCGCCTTATTTGTCGATGATCGACATAACGCTGTCAAAGGCTTAGGCTTCTACTACGCTGACGGAACAGAGAGGGAGTTCGGCTTCCGTGAGGTTGTGACTAATTGCCGACAGCGAGATAAGACCCTTGAACTGTCTGTTCCTATCGATGGACCGGCTGGCGAGAGAATCCTTGGCCTGAGGGTGATGGGTCCTTGGTCCTTCAAGGTACGTAGCGTGAATCATCTCAAAGACGACTTCAGCTGATTGCCGGTTTCCAATTCAGTTAATTACCAATTTTGGGGGGACTTCGAGAACGATTGTTCCTGTGACAGGGCTTGGAATGAACACTCAGGTGGTGCATTATGGAGAGCCTGTAACTGGATTTCTGGCGCAGGTTGGCGTAAGTTTTACCTCGTTTCTATGTTCTCTGTATACTCGAGATACTGACTTGTACCTCGGAAGATGATTCCATTGGATGGGTCACTACAATCCTTCGGACTTGTACATCTTGACCGTCCAGACTCATCTCAGCCCAAGTCTCCGTCACCTGCGACCAAGCGATACAAAGGCTATCAAGGGGATTCAAATTATGTTTTTCTCCACAAGGTCAAGCGCGTAGGGATCTCATGCGGAAGAGAAGGGCGCAGCCGACGCCCAGGACATGTATCAGGTTTCCTCTTCGAATTCTGGGACAAAAGCCCGCCCGTTTATATCGGTCAGTGGTTCAAAGAGATTGGTCATCTCGACGTCTGTGAAGGTGAAAGAATCACAAGCTTCACTTTCTGGAACGAACCAGTGGTTTGCGCACATCATAACAGAAGAACTACAAAGTACAGCGGAGTCCGGATTGAAAAGTCTGGTCCTGAGCCGAACGCTGTCGAGGTGCATCCCGGGCCACACGCCAATATGCACGAAACGTGCTATTCGGAGAATCGCTTCGAGAGACTGGTAAGTCATgtgtgatgttgaggaagaaaCGCTAACTCTGTTCTAGGGTGATCTTGTTTGGGATGTTTTCCATTCGCACGACACTATCAGGGTCAGCTTGAAACCTACACCCTTGGCCAAGAATTGTCTTTCGTCAATGTCGCATATACGCTACGGGGTATCTACAAAGAGCTACAAGATGTTCTGGGAGATAGAAGACGGAAAGGGAGGCTTGACTAGTGTGTCCCAGATAGCCGCGTTCTTTAATCCCGACTGCAGGGGACTGTGCGGTATGGAGTTTACATACCGAGATAACCAGATCAGATGCGGGGGTTATACCGAGGGAATGAAAACGACCTACAAACTCAAACGATACGAGAAGGTCACAAGCGCATGGAATACATCTGCGACAAACGTCATCGGTGACATTATTGGTATTTCTGTAAGTTTCTCTCTAGACCTTGGTGAGTAGCATAGCTAACGGGCAAAGTTCATTTTGAGGGATACTCAAGAAATTCAGATGTACTGCAGTTTCGTGAAGATCGATGATCATAATCCCCTCGAAGTTTATCCTACACAATGTTCTGGAGTCCTGACGGCGAGAAAGGTGCCAGGTGGAGTGTCGGAGTGTGTTGGTGTGTACCTGGAGATGTGGCCAGACTTGAAGCACAAGGTTTGTTGTCAGAAGTTTGGGCCGTTATATGTTGAGCCGGCAGAtgcggaggaagagaaataaATGACACAGACAGTGTCAGAATGAGTCAAGGTTTCTGTCTGGATCAAGGATTGTTGGGGCATCGTTTGACGGACGTATTTGAGATAGAGAATGGCGATAAGTCTGACGACAGCCCATCAACACGCAATTCCCAGCAAGGCTTGCAAGCACCTCAGATGTCCATTTGCTTAATGATGCCTCCCGAATATGTTTAGTAGGACATCCTCAATTTGCACAAGTAGACGATGGCTCAGCTGCTTTGTCGATGGATGTTCAGGGTAGACAAGTATAGCATATAGACGACCAAGTGGAAAAACATATTACACGAGTTATGAGAGACAGAATGAGAAGCCACGAGCAATCTATATGCATATTGAGTGCCTTGGATTGTGAAGACAGTTCAATGCCGAACAACGTGGTCGGTAACGATAGCCAAAGCTCACCACACGTGACTGCCTGAAAAGGTTTTGAGATTGTATTCAACGACACGGCGCATGCCAATGTAATATGTAGCTCAAGCTATCGCTCAAGTTGGAGTCAGATGAAGGCTTTTGTCTACTCCAGACATCTGATGCTGGCGGTCGGGACATGCCTCCGGCCGGTACAGGGTATGCAAGTTAGACTTGAACGAGTTTACAGCAAATCGACATTTGATCAGCGACGTACGAGTGCGTTACCGCTGGCCTTGTCGCAGAGTAGTATACTGAGAGTTAATAAGTTGCGCAGGCCGATATTGAGTTCAGAGAGCAATTTGCCTGATTGAGTTTGGAACATGTCAGTGCATCCATTCACAGAAGGCTCCAGGGTAAGCATGTCGGACTTGGTGAAAAACACAGTTTAATGTTCAAGTTGAGAGTGTCTTAAGAGAGGGTTTTCCAAGCGACAGAGAGTTAAATGTGCAGTCTCGATAGTCCATTCACAATTATGACGGCATTGCCGCCCGTTGGTAAGATTGCCATGTGCCTTTCTGCGAGTACTACATAACCTCGTTACAAGCATCAGTCTGAGAAGTTTCTGTAGTCTTCTGTAATAATTCTAAATGCTTCAAACACCTTGCCGACCATTTTCTGATGTTTCGCGAAATGTTTATCCAATGCCTTTCTGTTCGCGCGACTGGTACAGGGTAACGTGCCTCCCCAGCGAGGTTGAATTAAGCTTGTGGGGCCAGGAGATTGGACATTTCTAGATCTGCACAGGGATTGGAAACTTTACCCACCCCCGCATCATGATCACTGAGATTGACCTCGACGCGAGGGTTTCTCAACTTTCCTGTCGGCAAGAAACAGGCGTCGCTTGCTTTCCTATTGAGTGAATGATTTCTTCCATTTCCTCAATAACATCTTTACCAATTTTGGGGAGAAGTTTGGAAAAATTAGGTCACGTGACATTTACGAAAAGTGGGATAGGAGGATTGGAGAAAAGGAGGataggaaaagaaaagttgTGGAATACGTTCTTGCTTAAGAGGAAAAAGATAAAGAGATTTGTCTTTAACATAGAATATGTATTATTCTTGAATATACGTTTTTATAATGCGCAGGCAGCATTTTCCTCATCACAGAATTTTCCACATAATATCCAAGCCTGGTCTCATACGAcaggctataataaatacgcCAAACGCGTTTTCAGCGTTCAGTGAATTGTCGACCTCGCACCATATTCTCTGttttaagctctcagccccAAGTCTCATTAATCATAAGATAAGTGACTGGACCTAGAACAAAGGGGCACTTAAGGCGTGCCATCGCCCCGCGTGGCTTCAGCCTTTCGGTCATACTCCAACTCAGGGTTTCGCGATGCCGTCTTCATTTTTACCCCGCTGATAATTGCGCCTAACAACACGCTCTCCCTCAGTCAAGTCGTCATGCATTGACGCAGGAGGCCTACCATCCGCGATTTCGCGCCCAAGAAGGCCCGATGCCAATGGCCAAGATACCCCTCCATCACATCATAAAAGACCTCTTCGCTCCAGGCTGAGTCACAACGGTCCCCCTTCACTCTCTAACCTGCCTCTGGTAGCGTACTATCAGCTTCGCAATCCACAATGCCGCTTATGCTGGTGCCCTACAACGATGCCATGCGTTTTGTATGTTACGCTTCCCCCTCTTCTGTATCCAAGTCTTTGCCAGCCTATGACCAATTGCAACGGTAACTGATATAGATCTTCAGGGCATGGGATATAACTCCTACACCCAGACCATGTGCATCGATGACGCGGTTGAAGTGTCAGAAGGGAACACAGTTGTTTCCGAGAACACTCCGCAGAAGGTTACCTACTCGGTCAAGGCTATCGCACGGGCCTCTGATTTGCTAGATGAGATGAATATATCGAGAGCTGCTACCATTCAAAACAGCATGGTCGAAGTCCACGGCACCTCGAACGCCTTGGACGTTGCTGAGATCGAAGACGCTGATATcaccttgatgatatcagtGAAAGTTATAAGCCAGACAACTAGTCTGGGAGCCTCCGCGCCGTTCAAACCAATCCACAGTCTCCTCCCTGGTTCTACCGGCTTTACCGAGGCATTTGGGGACTCTTATATATCGGGTACGCACTGACTCCATGGGCCAAAGGTCTTCAGGCTGACAAATTTAGGCTTCATCCGAGGTGGCTTTTTGACCATCATCATTCCGTTCTCCTGCTCCAGCCTAAGGAACAAAGAACAGTTGATCCGACGGTAAGGAGGTTTCTGTTTGGGTAAATATCTGTGGCTAAATATCACAGTGTCAAGCAGGCCTCATCTAGTCATAGTGCCGAGTTAGCTAAGATGGCCAGAGATCTCACCGACATATTGTCCTTGGACAGCGTTAAGGCTGTAAGACCTATCATTATGACAGGTGGTGGCCAGATCGATGTTGGAAAGGAGCCCTGTAATATAAACTACGCCTTGGGAAAGGCCATGGATTTCCCTGGCCATGTCCGCCAAAACCCGCAGAGAACATGGTAGGAACAAACATGCAACCCTCGAGCAGGGCTAACGGACTACAGGGCTATACTAACTAAGTACGAGGCCAATCGTGGCTTTATTGAGTGGTCCGCACGTCAGACAATGTCTCCTACTGACTATAGCGGCATTGGTTCATTCACTTCTGAACTTTTTGATAGCTACGTGCAATACAAGTGCCTGTCCAGGGAGGTTCAGCATATCATTTCTCACCGAGATCAGTATGGTACGTCTACTGTGGTCTTATTGTCGACCCGCAAACCATCTAACCAAAGCTCTATAGTCCAAGTCGACAAGCCTAGGGCTATCCCGCTCGACGTCGACACTCTCCAGGCCGTTGAAGACGCGCTGGCTAGTGAGATGAACAAGATAGTTGAAGTGGTATGTTAGACTCCCTGTTGATCCCGTATCATCTAACGCTTTGCAAATAAGGTGAACACCTTGGCACGTCAACCAGAACTTCTGCCGAAGAAAAGCTACCTCGATTGGAATGCCAACGACAAACTCGTGCAaagcatcatcaacgaagCCATTCACCTAAAGGTATCAGAGGAAGAATCCCCGACACGAGACCATGGTTCCCTGAACCGTTACTCTCCCAGCGAGACAAGTGGTGGCTTCGAGGAGATTTATACCCCTCAGACTTCAGATGTGGACTCAGCTAGTCTCATTAGGAGGCCTGCCAGGTTTTTGAACAAATCAGAGCCTGTCAACGATCTGAAGCTGCACATGCTGATCCCTCCTGGAGTTTGGGCTGAGTTGCTACCGAAGAGAACTGAAACTACCGCCAGCGACATTGAAAAGAGCACCAAGGCTGAAACTGCGAtcaagaaaaaggttaaaaggtTTCAAAAACTGCAGATTATGGCTGCTGTTTGTGGAACTTACGATATTGCATTGAAATTGCAGCAAAAGGTGTTCTCTGGCCCAAAGAGTGATAACTTGTTTTATTTGGACACCGAAGTCAAAGAGCTCGAAACCGTATTTTCAGGTGGATACTTAACCCTCAGGAGAACTTGGAACCTTTCAGTTATCTACAAGTACACCGACGGACCTATAAGAGTTTGTTTTCTTGGTCATGACACCTGTTCAGCTGAGCAGCCAGAGCTATTTGAGATCACCAAAAAGTCGCAACACCAAAGAGTCAAAGGTGTTTCTTGCTCCATGCGTGAATTCCGGCTATTCTGTGTGATATATGGAGGAAGGATCTATCACACGCCATGTGAACTCGAGCGATTCATTGAGAATGCCGATCGCGGTATTTCAGGGCTCTGGCCTTGCATTCGGTTCAATGGGGAGACTCTTGGAGATGATTATCGGCACACGAATGACGCAACCGGTGTCGTATTCTATGAATACCTAAACGCGCCAGGAATTCAGAGCGCTGTTACCTTGGGTAACAAGGGTTGCCTTTTGAAGAATCAGCGACAACTTGCTGATCTCGCTGAAGAGACTGGAAATGAAGGCATCGAACATGGCAACAACGAAATCGAACGGCATACAGTCCATTTGCAAAAAGAAACATCGGTACCAAGTGAGTCAAGTCGAGTTCCTCTCTTTACGCTGTAAATAACCTTCGTGTCAGGGTACTCGTGCACTTTTGAACGTGGGGAACTCAGAATCAGGCCCTCCGAGCTACCATTTTTGCGGTTTGAGAACGGCGTAAGGTTTTTCTTCCGGAACAACGGTACATTTGAAGTACTTGACAAGGATGACGAGGTCTTGTGGTCCAATACGGAAGAAATTGGATGCCAAGCCGCTATGTCTCTACATTTCGGCAGAGATGGTAAGTTACGACTTTGGAATACAGATGGACGGGTTTACTGGTCTCCTGTGTCAAGTCGGAGTGGCTGTGATGGCACGATGGTACTTTCGAGTCAATTCCCCTACTTGGGAATCTATTGTAAGCTAGGTAAAGAGCTCTGGGGTGCATAGAGTATAAAAAGGTTTAAATGCTCCCACGAATAGGTCTTTGATTCTTCACGGTAACGCAAGATCTCTATTATGGGGATTTTAGCCGGGTGCTGCGTTGGTGCTCGTTCAAAATAGCCAACGCTAACGTATAAAGTCCATAAAAATGTGCACAAGCAGGTTCTGTACGAATCCCAGCCAAGCGCAGAGGCTTGACAGCCACTGCGCTGTGGGATCCAAGTAGTTTTGTTCGAAGGGTTTGTGGTTATGCAAGGTGTCTAGCAGTGCTTATAGCCTTGGGTGACGCCCCAAAATTTGACGATGTTAACGCTCACGATACGCCTAGATCCTTGATCTCAGTACTAGTCTCGGCGGTCGGCTACTCTTCAGGCTTCGGTCGATGTTCTGTGCTCCCTTTACGTCCTAGCCTTTATACTCCCAGAACTAGAAGCATTTGTGGAAACGAAAGTATCAACAAGACCTACAGAAATTCCAACTGCACTAGCTTGTAGTAATGCTTTTGTTGTAGCCTGGCGAGAATGACCACTGTAGCTCAAGCGTAATGGCCTTATCCACCTTCTCTATGCCTCTTTCCGTAACAAACAGAAAGTAATCAATACATAAGCTGTATTGAGAAAGTAATTACTGTCCCGACTACATTCCTAGCAGATTACCCCTCTTCGATTCTCGGTGCAGTTTCGTACAGAACGTACGGTTTCCGATTAGCACAGCGAAGGGAATACACGGATGAGTCAAGTCGGAAACTACCAATCTTGAGACATTTAGGGACTCTGTCTCCCAGCAGAGGTTTGAGTTTGGCAGCACATCGAAGTGGGCAGGCCACGAGTATATCACCGCATTGTATGCCACAAAGAATAGCCCTTGCCAGCAGAAAAGGAACAGAAAGCGGTGAGaagccttaagcttaatactgATAGTCCACCATCACCCGAATTTCAGGTTGCTTGGGAAAACAAGCAGTCTTGGATTACTTGTCATGATACCAGCAGTGACGTTGACGTAACTGGTGTGTACGTTGGGATATATGTAACTGAGAGTTAGACGAGGAAGAACTAGACTGACACCGTCTCTGCTACTAGGGCCATAGTTGGTCCTCTCCGGCTGATGCGGATGAAATGCCTGTTGGAGTTTGTCATCGCAACCATTGATGGCGAGGTTCCATCCTTTCTTCCCTGTGAGTTGGGAAATGGATCATCAGTTCACACTCGCCGCTCATCTTCAGAGAGGGACAGTGCCAGAAGATGCGCGGGACTCCCAGAGATCGCCTATCTACTCATATGGTTGACCTACTCGGTGGGTCAACGTTGCTCCGTCGCCTGGAACGAAACCCGCGTGCTGACTGAAGAAGGTCTGGTAAATCTCCTAGTCTCTGTATTATAACAGAAGTAGACTCCAGTAAGCCAAATTGCACGGTCCGAATTGAGCTGTTGCCCTTGAAAACTTAATGCCGCATCTGCTCCCCCAACTTACAGCCGCCTCACTCGTCCTTGCGGCACAGAGGTAAATGGCACGATTACTCAACTGGAATCTGAGACGCCTCCCAGACTTTGCAGCTTGTGGCGAGACACAGTGTAACACTGAGTGATAATGCCGTGATGCAAGCCTTTCATCCCTCAGTCACTATGTCATCCCGACCAAATCCGGAACAGCCGGAAACAACACCGGCGGCCCGAGATATCTCCCTCAGCTTGTAAAATCCCCTCTCTACGTCAGATCAGGTTATTCTACTCGTCAGAAGACGAATGCGACGGCTCCGATCTCGAGTGGTATTGCGGATGCGATTTGTGGAGTTTCCCGCAATCACATGCATTAGTCCATTGATCATCTGCCTCTACAGAGCATCAACGTAACCCCAATGGGAACAGTGGAGTGTACTTGACAAAACATGAGACAGTATTGGCTGAAAGAACGTTGAATGGCTTCTGTCGCGACGGGATCAACggctccctccctcccaaaGTGCCTCACCCGTTGTCCACATCAATTAACCCCCAAACCATCATCTCGCTCATCAATGCTCAAACGCGGGATCTTCCCCAACTTCCCAATTCAATCTCATCACTCCACGTTGATCAGGAGATAAAAGGTCACAGAAACATGTCATGGCACCACTACCCCAAACGCGGGCACGTATCGGAAGCTCGGCCGTTTGTTTCCCCGTGGGGTTAAAGGGTCTCACATGCTTTGCGGCTCCGAGAAATATTGGGGTACGCCCCGGAGATACGAATGTCATCGCCTCCCCGCTCCCAATTCCGGAAGTGGTGAGATTTTGGGGTTTTGGAGGGATATAAGGACTTGCTTGGCGCCAACATTTTCTGTTTCTCACTTCATAGCTCTATACTGAGAGAACTTCACCAAATCTGTGCACTTATCGTTATCTTATCAGACACATTCCAGTCATGTCCATAGTGCAGCCCATTATCCGAGACCAACTCGTCAtcaacgacgatgacgactgGGACTCAGTATACCACGTCGAATGGGAACCCGACGCCAACTTCTTCACTGGCTCTGAACTTCGATCCAGAACACCACTAAATAAAGCTGCAGCCGATCACCAAATCACATTAGCCCGCGCCGCAGCACTGATAATTCGCGCATCTCTGAACAATATCCCTCTGGATATCCCGGACTTTGATCCCTCAAAACTTACCGGCTTCCGAAAACAACTGTATCAATGGATGCAGGCGTATAACTCGTCTCAGGCGAGTAAGCTTGTGTTGGGCGATGTGACGATGACTGTTATGATTGAGATCTTATCATCGCTTATGCGTATGGGCGTTGAGGGAGAGATTTTAGCCAAGATTGGACCGAATTTGGGAGCTATCTTACAGGGACGTATGGATCCGATGCCGCTACTTTTGGAAGGCAATAGGTTCAATCGGATGCAAGACGGTATGGAACTGATGCAAAAGATGAGAACGCATCTCAGACAATATCTCTCATCGTATGCCACAAAGAAGCCAGTCATGAACGTCCTCGAAGTTGGCGCCAGTACGGGCGACAACTCCCAAACGATCTTTGACGCGTTGCGAGAACAAAAGACTGTCTCGTATACTCTTACCGACTCGTCGCTCTCAGTGCTGGAAGAAACAAAGGCGGGCATTACTAAAgacttcctcaagctcaagagcctcaacatcaaccgcGGTCCTATTGAACAAGGCTTCAGTCCCGATACCTACGACATCATTCTTGTCAACAATATTCTTCATACCGTGAACTCTCTTTCAGAAACACTAGCCAACTTGCGAAAACTCCTTGTTCCTGGTGGTGTCCTGGCCATGGTCGGACTCTCAGACATTTCACCCGCATACAGCCTCATCTTGGGTATGAATGAGAATATGTGGTCAGGTACGTGTTCTACTACTCACTGAGATAATAGGAAGTTGCTGACAAGTGATTTAGATGAACGTTGTGAACAATTGCCATGTCCTTCGAACGATGACTGGAACAAGCTGCTGCAGGGTAATCAGTTCAGTGGTCTTGAGCCAGCGACAAAGACATTTGATTACATCGGTCAATCATGCTACTGTGTTATCTCTACGGCGGTCGCTTCCACTCAGCGCTTAATGGTTAACATTCTACCGGGCTCTCAGAGTAGCTTGTTCAGTTTTGCGGAGCAATTGGCTTCCGCACTGGCAGAAAACAGTACAGCTTCCACCATCACGCCAACAAAGCTGCAAGATATCTCGTCACGATTCGTTTACGTCGTTCTCGACGATGGATCCAGCTCTTTGAGCGAATTCGAAAGCCTCCATAAAGCGAACAACGTTCTTTGGATCAAGATGGGCGCTGGATTCTCGACAGAACGCGACATGAACATCATCAGTCGTTTCGCTCGCGACGCT
The window above is part of the Fusarium musae strain F31 chromosome 6, whole genome shotgun sequence genome. Proteins encoded here:
- a CDS encoding hypothetical protein (EggNog:ENOG41), yielding MFLKSGQRYENEQILQVLFDFQQSMPSNGNNWISYLYPGNERALALATFPRDYYPRCAFLKADPSVSITRPALCPLVDGGTYDVIDTEASSDVFSKLSTELNHCIIDLLDSLSLCNLRLASKAVANLSKPTELPQTFWASRFNQDREMGFFPTEYNRKETWRDLYFNVKYALRDSSKTGHMMNRRRIWRGLGVIRPYLVAMLDQRPRLDETTRLREELVSLGYEMTQKTQGYGGRPGANPSGDIHVRGSRYLKLRLGGAWISVTTGWIDQRPYIIGFRVRRRDHVEKFRIGLINVKAETEFFIKPSDQVIAVKAATTLGGIVGLAFRIKDELGGVDWKIVGKVDKPGDYVGITLLKPQNGPYISGLLLGLDACKIVSVQLVEKLGDTTAMDKPRSSGLQYVWHPAPPQPNVVTVFTPPVDEHAFILNMDFGGPSGSLLPLLIRVALFVDDRHNAVKGLGFYYADGTEREFGFREVVTNCRQRDKTLELSVPIDGPAGERILGLRVMGPWSFKMIPLDGSLQSFGLVHLDRPDSSQPKSPSPATKRYKGYQGDSNYVFLHKVKRVGISCGREGRSRRPGHVSGFLFEFWDKSPPVYIGQWFKEIGHLDVCEGERITSFTFWNEPVVCAHHNRRTTKYSGVRIEKSGPEPNAVEVHPGPHANMHETCYSENRFERLGDLVWDVFHSHDTIRVSLKPTPLAKNCLSSMSHIRYGVSTKSYKMFWEIEDGKGGLTSVSQIAAFFNPDCRGLCGMEFTYRDNQIRCGGYTEGMKTTYKLKRYEKVTSAWNTSATNVIGDIIGISFREDR